From the genome of Mustela lutreola isolate mMusLut2 chromosome 16, mMusLut2.pri, whole genome shotgun sequence, one region includes:
- the LOC131817673 gene encoding zinc finger protein 83-like: MLKTKKAAGHYRIHSGNKPYQCQQCGKSFNHSSTLTQHHRIHTGEKPYQCQECGKSFNQRSSLTQHHRIHTGEKPYQCQECGKSFNQRSSLAEHHRIHTGEKPYQCQKCGKAYNCLSHLSQHHRIHTGRKPYQCQKCGKAFTWRSSFSRHHKIHSVEKPYQCQECGKAFKWRSYLYQHQNIHNEEKLYQCQECGKAFNNSSILIRHHRIHTGEKPYQCQKCGKAFNHSSGLTQQYKIHTGEKHYQCQECSKVFIHSSTLTRHHRIHTGQKPGKCHEFNWRSSVTENQRILPGEKHYQHQECC; encoded by the exons aattcatagtGGAAATAAACCTTACCAGTGTCAACAATGTGGCAAGAGCTTTAACCACAGCTCAACCCTTACTcagcatcacagaattcatactggagagaaaccttaccaatgtcaagaatgtggtaAGAGCTTTAACCAGAGGTCATCCCTTactcaacatcacagaattcatactggagagaaaccttaccaatgtcaggaATGTGGCAAAAGCTTTAACCAGCGGTCATCTCTTGctgaacatcacagaattcatactggagagaaaccttaccaatgtcaaaaATGTGGCAAGGCTTATAACTGCCTTTCACACCTTTCTCAACATCATAGAATCCATACTGGAaggaaaccttaccaatgtcaaaaATGTGGCAAGGCTTTTACTTGGAGGTCAAGTTTTTCTCGGCATCACAAGATTCATAGTGTAGAGAAACcataccaatgtcaagaatgtggcaaggcctttaagtGGAGGTCATATCTTTATCAACATCAAAACATTCATAATGAAGAAAAActttaccaatgtcaagaatgtggcaaggcctttaacaACAGCTCAATCCTTATacgacatcacagaattcatactggagagaaaccttaccaatgtcaaaaatgtggcaag GCCTTTAACCACAGCTCAGGTCTTACTCAGCAGTAcaaaattcatactggagagaaacattaccaatgtcaagaatgtagCAAGGTCTTTATACACAGCTCAACTCTTACtcgacatcacagaattcatactggacaGAAACCAGGCAAATGTCATGAATTTAACTGGAGGTCAAGTGTTACTGAGAATCAGAGAATTCTTCCTGGAGAGAAACATTACCAACATCAAGAATGTTGTTAG